One Tursiops truncatus isolate mTurTru1 chromosome 3, mTurTru1.mat.Y, whole genome shotgun sequence DNA segment encodes these proteins:
- the BHMT gene encoding betaine--homocysteine S-methyltransferase 1 isoform X2, which translates to MAPVGGKKAKKGILERLNSGEVMIGDGGFVFALEKRGYVKAGPWTPEAAVEHPEAVRQLHREFLRAGSNVMQTFTFYASEDKLENRGNYGQKVNEAACDIARQVADEGDALVAGGVSQTPSYLSCKRETEVKKVFQQQLEVFMKKNVDFLIAEYFEHVEEAVWAVEALKASGKPVAATMCIGPEGDLHGVAPGECAVRLVKAGASIVGVNCHFDLTTSLQTVKLMKEGLEAAGLKAHLMSQPLAYHTPDCGKQGFIDLPEFPFGLEPRVATRWDIQKYAREAYNLGVRYIGGCCGFEPYHIRAIAEELAPERGFLPPASEKHGSWGSGLDMHTKPWIRARARKEYWENLRIASGRPYNPSMSKPDAWGVTKGTAELMQQKEATTEQQLRELFEKQKFRSA; encoded by the exons ATGGCACCAGTCGGGGGCAAAAAGGCCAAAAAG GGCATCCTAGAACGGTTAAACTCTGGAGAGGTCATGATTGGAGATGGAGGTTTTGTCTTTGCACTGGAGAAGAGGGGCTATGTGAAGGCAGGACCTTGGACCCCAGAAGCTGCTGTGGAACACCCAGAAGCAG TTCGCCAGCTTCATCGAGAATTCCTCAGAGCTGGATCGAATGTCATGCAGACCTTCACCTTCTACGCCAGTGAAGACAAGCTGGAGAACAGGGGAAACTAT GGGCAGAAAGTCAATGAAGCTGCTTGTGATATTGCCCGGCAAGTAGCTGATGAGGGAGATGCCTTGGTGGCAGGAGGTGTAAGCCAGACACCTTCGTACCTTAGCTGCAAGAGGGAAACTGAAGTCAAAAAAGTCTTCCAGCAACAGTTAGAGGTCTTCATGAAGAAGAACGTGGACTTTTTGATCGCAGAG tattttgaacACGTTGAAGAGGCTGTATGGGCAGTTGAAGCCTTGAAAGCATCTGGAAAACCAGTGGCAGCGACCATGTGCATCGGCCCAGAGGGAGATTTACACGGTGTGGCCCCTGGCGAATGTGCAGTGCGCCTGGTGAAAGCAG GAGCTTCCATCGTTGGCGTGAACTGCCATTTTGACCTCACAACTAGCTTACAAACAGTGAAGCTCATGAAAGAAGGCCTGGAGGCCGCGGGACTGAAAGCCCACCTGATGAGTCAGCCCTTGGCCTACCACACCCCCGACTGCGGCAAACAGGGATTTATCGACCTGCCAGAATTCCCCTTCG GACTGGAGCCCAGAGTTGCAACCAGATGGGATATTCAAAAATACGCCAGAGAGGCCTACAACCTGGGGGTCAGGTACATAGGTGGGTGCTGTGGATTTGAGCCCTACCACATCAGGGCGATTGCAGAGGAGCTGGCCCCGGAAAGGGGATTTTTGCCACCAGCCTCAGAAAAACATGGCAGCTGGGGAAGTGGTTTGGACATGCACACCAAACCCTGGATCAGAGCAAG GGCCAGGAAGGAATACTGGGAGAATCTTCGGATAGCCTCAGGCAGGCCGTACAACCCTTCTATGTCAAAGCCGGATGCCTGGGGAGTGACCAAAGGAACAGCCGAGCTTATGCAGCAGAAAGAAGCCACGACCGAGCAGCAGCTGAGAGAGCTCTTTGAAAAACAGAAGTTCAGATCTGCATAA
- the BHMT gene encoding betaine--homocysteine S-methyltransferase 1 isoform X1, producing the protein MAPVGGKKAKKGILERLNSGEVMIGDGGFVFALEKRGYVKAGPWTPEAAVEHPEAVRQLHREFLRAGSNVMQTFTFYASEDKLENRGNYVAEKISGQKVNEAACDIARQVADEGDALVAGGVSQTPSYLSCKRETEVKKVFQQQLEVFMKKNVDFLIAEYFEHVEEAVWAVEALKASGKPVAATMCIGPEGDLHGVAPGECAVRLVKAGASIVGVNCHFDLTTSLQTVKLMKEGLEAAGLKAHLMSQPLAYHTPDCGKQGFIDLPEFPFGLEPRVATRWDIQKYAREAYNLGVRYIGGCCGFEPYHIRAIAEELAPERGFLPPASEKHGSWGSGLDMHTKPWIRARARKEYWENLRIASGRPYNPSMSKPDAWGVTKGTAELMQQKEATTEQQLRELFEKQKFRSA; encoded by the exons ATGGCACCAGTCGGGGGCAAAAAGGCCAAAAAG GGCATCCTAGAACGGTTAAACTCTGGAGAGGTCATGATTGGAGATGGAGGTTTTGTCTTTGCACTGGAGAAGAGGGGCTATGTGAAGGCAGGACCTTGGACCCCAGAAGCTGCTGTGGAACACCCAGAAGCAG TTCGCCAGCTTCATCGAGAATTCCTCAGAGCTGGATCGAATGTCATGCAGACCTTCACCTTCTACGCCAGTGAAGACAAGCTGGAGAACAGGGGAAACTATGTTGCAGAGAAAATATCT GGGCAGAAAGTCAATGAAGCTGCTTGTGATATTGCCCGGCAAGTAGCTGATGAGGGAGATGCCTTGGTGGCAGGAGGTGTAAGCCAGACACCTTCGTACCTTAGCTGCAAGAGGGAAACTGAAGTCAAAAAAGTCTTCCAGCAACAGTTAGAGGTCTTCATGAAGAAGAACGTGGACTTTTTGATCGCAGAG tattttgaacACGTTGAAGAGGCTGTATGGGCAGTTGAAGCCTTGAAAGCATCTGGAAAACCAGTGGCAGCGACCATGTGCATCGGCCCAGAGGGAGATTTACACGGTGTGGCCCCTGGCGAATGTGCAGTGCGCCTGGTGAAAGCAG GAGCTTCCATCGTTGGCGTGAACTGCCATTTTGACCTCACAACTAGCTTACAAACAGTGAAGCTCATGAAAGAAGGCCTGGAGGCCGCGGGACTGAAAGCCCACCTGATGAGTCAGCCCTTGGCCTACCACACCCCCGACTGCGGCAAACAGGGATTTATCGACCTGCCAGAATTCCCCTTCG GACTGGAGCCCAGAGTTGCAACCAGATGGGATATTCAAAAATACGCCAGAGAGGCCTACAACCTGGGGGTCAGGTACATAGGTGGGTGCTGTGGATTTGAGCCCTACCACATCAGGGCGATTGCAGAGGAGCTGGCCCCGGAAAGGGGATTTTTGCCACCAGCCTCAGAAAAACATGGCAGCTGGGGAAGTGGTTTGGACATGCACACCAAACCCTGGATCAGAGCAAG GGCCAGGAAGGAATACTGGGAGAATCTTCGGATAGCCTCAGGCAGGCCGTACAACCCTTCTATGTCAAAGCCGGATGCCTGGGGAGTGACCAAAGGAACAGCCGAGCTTATGCAGCAGAAAGAAGCCACGACCGAGCAGCAGCTGAGAGAGCTCTTTGAAAAACAGAAGTTCAGATCTGCATAA